Proteins from one Candidatus Methylomirabilota bacterium genomic window:
- a CDS encoding adenosylcobinamide amidohydrolase, with the protein MIRGLRVAIDERAVVVTAERPLHVLSSAVRRGGLGEARTILNLHVDTHHPSDDLERPLADFIAERRLPEPCVGLLTAAWTEHAEVAHVTAGGFAVTAVATVGLSNRTTAGRAAAARWQPSTINTIVIVDGQPEAAALVNAVVTVTEAKTLALAEAGVRSADGHPATGTSTDAVVVAATGRGPAARFGGPASEMGAAIGRAVLHALERGIVAWKVRNP; encoded by the coding sequence ATGATCCGGGGCCTCCGCGTGGCGATCGACGAGCGGGCGGTGGTCGTGACGGCCGAACGGCCGCTCCACGTGCTGTCCTCGGCGGTGCGGCGCGGAGGCCTCGGCGAGGCCCGCACGATCCTGAATCTCCACGTCGACACGCATCATCCCTCGGACGACCTTGAGCGACCGCTGGCCGACTTCATCGCGGAGCGCAGGCTCCCCGAGCCGTGCGTCGGGCTGCTCACCGCGGCGTGGACCGAGCACGCCGAGGTGGCTCATGTGACGGCGGGCGGCTTCGCGGTCACGGCGGTGGCGACGGTGGGCCTGTCGAACCGGACCACGGCGGGACGCGCGGCTGCCGCGCGCTGGCAGCCGTCGACCATCAACACCATCGTGATCGTGGACGGGCAACCGGAGGCGGCGGCGCTGGTGAACGCCGTCGTGACCGTCACCGAGGCCAAGACGCTGGCCCTCGCGGAGGCCGGCGTGCGGAGCGCCGACGGGCATCCGGCCACCGGGACGTCCACCGACGCCGTCGTCGTCGCGGCGACGGGCCGCGGGCCCGCCGCGCGCTTCGGTGGGCCCGCCAGCGAGATGGGCGCGGCGATCGGGCGCGCGGTGCTGCACGCGCTCGAGCGCGGGATCGTCGCGTGGAAGGTTCGCAACCCGTGA
- a CDS encoding TonB family protein produces MPPEYGAYLARFRQRVEEALVYPLAARRQGRGGRVELDVLLEPSGRVTRVDVVTSSASAALDDAAVDAVKTVEAIPFPVGLPRRPLLVRIPLVFQLR; encoded by the coding sequence GTGCCGCCCGAATACGGGGCGTACCTGGCGCGCTTCCGCCAGCGGGTGGAGGAGGCGCTCGTGTACCCGCTGGCCGCGCGGCGCCAGGGCCGCGGCGGCCGCGTGGAGCTGGACGTGCTGCTCGAGCCGAGCGGCCGCGTCACGCGCGTCGACGTCGTGACCTCGTCCGCCAGCGCCGCGCTCGACGACGCCGCGGTCGACGCGGTAAAGACGGTGGAGGCGATCCCGTTCCCCGTGGGACTCCCGCGCCGCCCGCTGCTCGTGCGCATTCCGCTCGTGTTCCAGCTGCGCTGA
- the cbiB gene encoding adenosylcobinamide-phosphate synthase CbiB, whose product MTVLLLALALDLALGEPPNRWHPVAWVGEALGAGRRALGSATRPVLLLGGALVVMVVAALAAGAVLLMERLLEPWPLARIAVDACLLKAALSLRALFEAVRRVRAALTRGDLVGARASLGADLVSRPTADLSAELAGSAAVESLAENLTDSLIAPLLFFAMGGVAAAWAYRVVNTADAMIGYRDGELEYLGKAAARLDDVLNWMPARLGALAIVAGAALGGGSPAGAWRTLRRDGGRTASPNAGLTMAAMAGALGVTLTKPGYYALGEGAAPDPATIGRACRVAAAALGIVIVLALALLRVLR is encoded by the coding sequence GTGACGGTGCTTCTGCTCGCCCTGGCCCTGGACCTGGCGCTGGGGGAGCCGCCGAATCGCTGGCACCCGGTGGCCTGGGTGGGGGAAGCGCTCGGCGCGGGCCGCCGCGCCCTGGGCAGCGCCACCCGTCCCGTGCTGCTGCTGGGGGGCGCCCTCGTCGTGATGGTCGTCGCCGCGCTCGCGGCCGGCGCCGTGCTGCTGATGGAGCGCCTCCTCGAGCCGTGGCCGCTGGCGCGCATCGCCGTGGACGCGTGCCTGCTCAAGGCGGCGCTCTCCCTGCGCGCCCTCTTCGAGGCGGTGCGGCGCGTGCGCGCGGCGCTCACACGCGGCGATCTCGTGGGAGCCCGCGCGTCCCTGGGCGCGGACCTCGTCAGCCGTCCGACGGCTGATCTCTCCGCGGAGCTTGCGGGCTCCGCGGCGGTCGAGTCACTCGCCGAGAACCTCACCGACAGCCTGATCGCGCCGCTGCTCTTCTTCGCGATGGGCGGGGTGGCGGCCGCGTGGGCCTATCGAGTGGTCAACACGGCGGACGCGATGATCGGCTATCGCGACGGCGAGCTCGAGTATCTCGGCAAGGCGGCGGCGCGACTGGACGACGTGCTGAACTGGATGCCCGCGCGGCTTGGCGCGCTGGCGATCGTGGCGGGCGCGGCCCTCGGGGGCGGCTCGCCCGCGGGCGCCTGGCGCACGCTGCGCCGCGACGGCGGCCGCACCGCGAGCCCCAACGCGGGCCTCACCATGGCGGCCATGGCAGGCGCGCTCGGCGTGACGTTGACCAAGCCCGGGTACTACGCGCTGGGCGAGGGAGCGGCGCCCGACCCCGCGACGATCGGCCGCGCCTGTCGCGTGGCGGCCGCGGCGCTCGGGATCGTGATCGTCCTGGCCCTCGCGCTGCTCCGGGTGCTCCGATGA